The following is a genomic window from Amycolatopsis acidiphila.
GCAACGAGCGCGAAATTCGGGGCGCGCCGAGCCGGACAAGGGGGAAGAAGGAAAAGGCCCGGGCCACCATTCGGGGGGTGGCCCGGGCCTTCCCACGTCCGGTGCACGGACGAAATGCACGTGCGTTCGATTAATCTTCGGTGACTGTTGGCCTATCTAGGTTAATTGCCCGTAAATGATCTGTGCTTGGCCTCACAGGGGGCAGACATCCCCGGTTCTGACCAGGGAATATGGAGTCACCACGTCAGGAAACCCGATGGAGGTGACCCTTGACGGTGGACATCGGACGAGAAATCGGTATCCCCGTTCCCGCGCCGCGCAGTGCCGCGCATCAGCCTTTGCTCGAACCCCTGGACGGCCTTCAGTGGTCGCAGGCGATCGAGCTGCCGCGGGACGCCGCGATGGCGACCAGACCCGCGGAGATCCGCCGAGCCTGGATCCACCGCGCCCCGGAGAGCGAGGTCCTGAGCCTGTTCCGCGCGGTGACGGCGAGCGGTGAGCCGATCCCGTCCCCCTGGTGGTTGCGCGCGCTGGCCGACGGGCGGCTGCAGTCGCGTGCCGACGGGTTCCGCGTCGAGGACCGGACAGCGCAGCTGCTGTCGCGCCGGCCGGGCTGGGAGTACGTGCCGTGGGCCGCCGACGGCGAGTCGGGGTACTGGGAGTTCATGCCGTCCGAGCGTGGCCGGTCGGGCCACCGGATCCCGACCACCTTGCTCAACACCAGCAGGCACTCGGGCTGGCTCGACGTGCTGCCCGCGCACAGCGGGACCACTCCGGAGCCGATCGCGGTCGCCGGCCTCGCCGGGCTGCGCTCGCGACTGGGGGAGTTCGAGGCAGTGCGCTAGGCCGGTTTCCGAAGCGGCGAAGCCGGTTTCTCCACCCGGGCGGCCGGCACCGCCGCTCGCACCGCCCCGCAAGCTGGGTTCAGACATCCCCGGCTAGTTTGGGCGGGTGGAGAGCGAGCACCAACCGCGGCTGCGCAGTGTTGTCAGCTACGTGCAGCGCGGGGGCCGGATGACTGTCGGCCAGCAGCGTGCGTGGGAGCACAACTGGCCGGACCTCGGCCGCAAGGTGGCCGGGCTGCCGCCGGGGCCCGTCGACTTCGCGGAGTGGTTCGGCCGCTCCGCGCCCGTGCTGCTGGAGATCGGCTCCGGCATGGGCGAGACGACAGCGCAGCTCGCCGCCGCCGAGCCGGAGGTCAACTACGTCGCCGTCGAGGTGTACGAGGCGGGGCTGGGCCAGCTGATGCTCCGTGCCGAGAAGCTCGCGCTGGAGAACCTCCGGCTGCTGCACGGCGACGCCGTGGTCCTGCTGACCCGGCACATCGGGCCCGAGTCCCTGTCGGGCGTGCGCATCTTCTTCCCCGACCCGTGGCCCAAGAAGCGGCACCACAAGCGGCGGCTGGTGCAGCCCGAGTTCATCTCGCTCGTCGCGTCGCGGCTGGCGCCCGGCGGAATGCTGCACCTGGCCACCGACTGGGCGCACTACGCCGACCAGATGCTCGAGGTGTGCAGCGCGGAACCGCTGCTGCGCAACCGGTTCCCGGACTGGGCCCCGCGCCCGAGCTGGCGCCCGGTGACGAAGTTCGAGCAACGCGCGAACGAGGAAGGCCGGGTCAGCCGTGACCTGATCTTCGAACGGCTGCCCGGCAGCTGAGCCGGGGTGCCGCCCTTCCCCCGACGAAAGGGCGGCACCCGGGAGCTCACTCGTCGGCGAGCGGCTCCGCGCGGACGCGGTTGAGCGCCGGCGTGCACACCGACGCGGCCAGCACGGCGACCCCCAGCCCGAGCACCACCGGCGCGAGCAGCCAGGGGGTCAGCACCGCGGAGACGCCTTCCCGGCCCTCCTGGATCATGCTGAACAAGCCGAGCCCCACGAGCATTCCGACGACGCCGGCGCCGACCGTCGCGGCCAGTGCGGGCAGTGCCGCTTCCGCGCGCAGCGCCCGGGACAACAGCCGGACGGGCGTGCCCGCCGCCATCAGCGCGCCGAAGGTGCGGCGCCGGTCGAGCACCGAGCCCGCGGTCGCGATCGCCGCGCTGCAGCCCGCGAGCACCGCCGCCGCGACCAGGCCGATCACCGTGACCCGTCGCAGGTCGTCCAGCTCCGTCTGCTGACCGGCCAGGTAGACGTCCCGGCTGTAGACGCTCTCCCCGCTGGCGGCCAGCGCCGTCCGCACCGTCTCCGGGTCACTGCCCGTCGTGGACACCGCGACCTTGGCCTGGCCGGGTACGACTCCCGCGGGCAGCGCCGCCGGATCGACGATCGCGTCGACGCTGACGTCGGAGTCGAGCGGCCGCAGGCTCCGCACCTGTGTACCCGCCACGAGCGGCACGCCCGGCTCGTCGTAGTTGCCGCTCACGCGGTACCCGGACAGGTCCCCGAGCCCATACACCGCGGGCGCGGAATCGCAGGTCAGCGCGACGCGCAGCAGCTCGTTCGCCTGCGCGCACGGCACCACGAGGGCCTGCAGCCGCGAGCCGTTCACCGACGACAGCACCACCTCGCCGACCTCGGCCGCCCGCGCCCGCTGGCCGTAGCCGGCGAGCCGGGCGTTCGTCTGCGCGGTGACCTCGCGGGCGCGTTCGGACGAGGTGCTCACCGACAGGACCGGGTCGCGGAAGGTGCCGCCGCCACCGGCCATGCTCTCGAAGCTGGGCATCAGGGTCAGCGCCATCGAGCCGATGAACACCGCGAGCACCACACCGGCCGAGGCGCGGTAGGCGCCCCGCGGGTCGTCCAGCAGCCGCCGCCCGGCCAGCAGCCCGGCCGGCCTGCGCCAGCGCTGCACGAAGATCCGCCCGACGGCGAAGGTGATCCACGGTCCGACGAGCACCGCCGACGCGACCACCAGTAGCAGCCCGAGCAGGACCATCGCCGCGCTGGAGTCGTTCGAGGACACCACGAAGAAGAAGAACGCCCCGGCCACCGGCAGCGCGAGCAGCCGCCACGCGTGCAGCGGTTTCGGCGTGTGCGAGGACGCCGCGCCGATCGGGTTGCCCACCACGCGGCGCAGCCCGAGCACGGCCGCGGCCAGCACGAGCACCGGCATCGCCACGACCAGGAACACCGTCACCCCGGCCGGCAGCCCGAAGTCGCTCGGCAACCAGGTGCCGCCGTCCCACGGCACCAGGGTCGCGAGCGAGTGCAGCAGCGGGCTCACCGCGAGCCCGATCAGGGCGCCCACCACCGCGGCGACCCCCGTCTCCGCCGCGACGATGCCGGTGACCTGACCCGGGGTGGCGCCCGCGAGCCGCAGCGCCGCGAGCCGTCGTTCCCGGCGCGCGGCGGTCAGCCGCGACGAGGAGGCGACCAGCACCAGGCTCGGCACGATCAGCACCACGACGCCGACCCCGGCCAGCAGCTCCAGCAGCGGATCCACCTCCGCGTTGGCCGCGGGCTGGAAGCCCGCCACCTGGTAGGAGCCCGCCGGCTGCTGCTCCGGGCTGTGGCCGACGAGCGCGACCAGCTGGTCCGGGTACCTCAGCGCGCGGTCGTCCAGTGTGCCGACGACAGTGCCCTGGAACCGGTCGGCGAGCTGCGAGGCGGGCAGTTCGTGCATGCGCTCGAACAACGCGGGCGACACCAGCACCTGGCCGGCGCCGGGAAAGCTCGGCACGCCCGCGGGCAGCGCGATGGTGTGCGGGTCCACTGTGGACGACACGTCGAGCCGGGTGATCTCCTGGCCCCCGGTGAAGTCCGTGCCCTGCACGATGAGCATCGCCGAGCCGGAGGAGCGGTAGTCGACCTCCTGCCAGATGGACCGTTCCGCCCTGGCCTTCGTCGCGAACGGGAGGCTCACCAGCAGCAGCACCAGCCCGGTCGCGACCGCCACGCCGACGGCCGTGAGGACCGTCGAGGTCCGGGTGCGCCCGTCGACGCGCAGCACCCGGAACGCGAGCTGCACCGGGTTCACGCGACCGCCCCCACGCCGGTCGCGGCGATCCGGCCGTCCCGGATGGTGACGGTCCTCGGCAGTGAGTCGGCCAGCTCGCGGTCGTGCGTCACGATCAGCACCGACGCCCCCGCGTCGGCGGCCGCGACCAGCAGGGCGTCCATGGTCTCCTTGCCGGTGCGGGTGTCCAGCGCCCCGGTCGGCTCGTCCGCGAAGATCACCTTCGGCCGGTGCGTCAGCGCCCGCGCGATCGCGACGCGCTGCGCCTGCCCGCCGGACAGCTCGCCCGGCCTGCTGCCGCCGCGACCGGCGAGGCCGAGCCGGTGCAGCCACTCCCGCGCGGCACCGAGGGCCTGCTTGCGCCCCGTGCCGCCGAGCAGCATCGGCAGCGCGACGTTCTCCTCCGCCGTCAGCTCCGCGACCAGCATCCCCTGCTGGAAGACGAAGCCGAACTCACTGCGGCGCAGCTCGCTGCGCTTCTTCTCGGAGAGCTGGTCGATCCGTTGTCCGCCAAGGAAGATCTCCCCCTCGTCGGAACGCAGGATGCCGCCCAGCACGTGCAGCAGCGACGTTTTGCCCGATCCCGACGGCCCCACGATCGCCACGGCCTCGCCCGGCTGGACGTCGATGTCCACCCCCGCCAGCGCGAACTGCGTGCCGTACCGCTTCACGAGCCCCCGTCCGGACAACACCGCCCGGTCGTTCCACTGTGGATTCATGCCTGCAGGTTCCCAACGCGGCCGGGGCCGCCGGATCGGCCGATCGGCCGATCCGGGGTGGCCGCACGGCCAAGGTGCGCGGGCCCGCGAATCCTCTACCGTTCCGTTGTGCCGTTCTCCGACCGACTACAACCGACCTGGCGCAAGCTGGGCCTCGAAGGCGTCGTCCTGCTCGCGGCACTGCTCTGCGACCTGGTGATCGTCCTGCCCTCCGCGTTCGACAACATCGGCCCGCGGGGGCGGGATCTGCTCCTGCTGCCCGGGATCCTCGCCGTCTCCGCCTGCGCACTGTGGGCCCGCGAGCATCCGGCTCGGGGCGCCTTCGCCGGGGCCGCGGTGCTCGTCGGCTCCACCGCGTTGATCCGGATCACCGACGCCGCCGCGTTCTCGACGCTGCTGACCGACCTGTCGCTGACCGAGACGGTCGCCGGGTTGGAGCTGGTCTACTTCGCGGTCCGCCGGCTGCGCCCGGGAATGGCCGCCGCCGCGACGATCACGCTGGTGGTCGCCGGGCTGTTCGCGGCGACCACGCGGTCGGGCTACTCGATCTCCTCCGGACGCTTCGAGCGGACCATGCTGCTGGGCGCGGTGCTGCTCATCGCGGCGGTGGCGGTCGGCCTGCGGTTCCGGCTCGCGGGCGGGGCGAGGGCGTCGAGCCGGGCGGCCGAGCTGTTGCGCAGCCAGTGGCCCCTGATCGGGGTGCTGTGCCTGCCGTTGTTCCTGGACCTCTACCAGGTGCTGAACGACGGGCCGCGGCTGCTGCCGCTGTGGCTGTGCTCGGCGGCGAGTGCGGCGCTGGCCGTGTTCGCCTCCCGCAAACCGGTCGTGTCAGGTGTGCTGGTCTCGGCCGTGTTCGCCGTTTCGGTGGTCGCGGTCTGGATCGCCCCCAAGTCCTACGACATGCCGTTCGACTCCCTGCCGACGACCGAGATCCTGGCCGGCACGGTGATCGTGGTGTTCCTCGTGCGCTCGGCTCGCCCGGCGCAGGCCTGGCCGGTCATCGCGCTGATGTCGGCCGTCGTCGGCGTGACGACAGCGGTCAACGTCACGTCCGGCCGCGGCCTGTACGACCTGCATTCGCTGTTCATCGCGGCCCTGCTGGTGCTCGGGACCGCGGTCGCGGTCGGGCTGTACTTCCGGGCGCGGGACTCGGAGCGGACGAAGGTGGTCGAGGCCGCGGTCACCGAGGCGCAGACGTCGGAGCGGATGGCGCTGGCGCGCGAGCTGCACGACGTCGTCGCACACCACGTCACCGGGATCGTGGTGCAGGCGCAGGCCGCGAGGATGATGGGCGGCAAGAACCCGGCGCTGGCGATGGACGCGCTCGGCCGGATCGAGGAGGCGGGCACCGAGGCGCTCGTCGCGATGCGGCGGCTGGTGCGCAGCATGCGCAGCAACGCCGCCGCCACCGAGCAGGCGACCACCGATCTGGACGCGGACCTGCGCCGCCTGGCCGAGACGGCGCACCACGGCGTGCCGACCGAGGTGGAGCTGCACCTGACGCCGGACATCCCGCAGGAGGTCGCGCGGTCGGCGTTGCGGCTGGTGCAGGAGTCGCTGACGAACGTCGGCAAGCACGCCGCGGGCGCGACCAGGGTGGCCGTGCTCGCCGAGGTGCTCGACGGCGAGCTGCACGTGCGGGTGAGCGACGACGGGCGCACGGGAGACGAGCGCCCGGCCGGTGGCAGCGGGGGATACGGTCTCGTCGGAATGCGTGAGCGGGTCGAGCTGCTGCACGGACGGCTCACCGCCGGTCCGGCCGGCGGCGGCTGGACCGTGGAAGCGTGGCTGCCGCTTGAAGGGGAGACCGAATGATCCGGGTGCTCATCGCCGACGACCAGAGCATGGTGCGCACCGGGTTCCAGATGATCCTGGAGAGCCAGGAAGACATCGAGGTGGTCGCGGACGTCGCGGACGGGGTGGCCGCCGTGACGAAGGCGCGCGAGCTGCGGCCCGACGTGTGCCTGCTCGACATCCGCATGCCGGGGCTCGACGGGCTCGAGGTGACTCGCCGGCTGGCCGGTCCCGATGTCGCCGACCCGTTCAAGGTGGTCGTGGTCACGACCTTCGACCTCGACGAGTACGTGCACACGGCGTTGCGCAACGGCGCGAGCGGCTTCCTGCTCAAGGACGCCGGGCCGGCGCTGCTGATCGAGGCCGTGCGCGCGGCCGACCGGGGCGACGCGCTGGTGTCCCCGCAGATCACCGTCCGGCTGCTCAAGCACTTCGACGGCGGCGGCGCCCGGCGCGCCGTCGACCCGCCGAAGGAGCCGCTGACCGCACGCGAGCTCGACGTCGTGCGCGCGGCGGCACGGGGGCTGACCAACACCGAGATCGGCGGAGAGCTGTTCCTGTCGCTGTCGACGGTCAAGACCCACCTCGCTGCCGTCCAGGGCAAGATCGGGGCGCGCAACCGGGTCGAGATCGCGGCATGGGCCTGGCGAAGCGGTTTGATGGACTGACAGTCGCGCGAAGCGCGGCCGCTGCGGTGGTGGAGGGGAAGCGGCCGGCCTCCTAAGATCGCCTGATGTCGTCGAGATTCACCGCTCCTGTCGTCCTGCCCTGCGACCCCGCCTGTTCGGTCGTACGAGACGGGGTGGTGGACGTCGACGACGACGGCCGCATCGGGTACTGCGGGCCCGCTGAGGCGGCGCCCATGTCGGCCGCGCCGGTCACCGCGTTGTCCGGGATCCTGTTGCCCGGCCTGGTGAACGCCCACGCGCACAGCCCGATGACGTTGCTGCGCGGGATGGGCGGCGACCTGCCGCTGCTGCGGTGGCTCAACGAGATCATCTGGCCCGCCGAGGCGAAGCTGCGTGCGGAGGACGTGCACGCCGGGATGGTGCTCGGGTCGCTGGAGATGCTGTCCCACGGCGTGACCACCAGCGCGGAGATGTACTTCCACCCCGAGGAGATGGCCGAGGCGGTGCTGACCACCGGGGCGCGGGTGGTGCTCGGCGGCCCGATCATGGACCTGCCCGGCCTGGACTGGCGCGCGATGATCACCGCGACCGGACGCTGGATCGACGCCGACGGCCTGCGCTTCGGGCCCGGCGAGCGGATCGAGCTGTCCTTCGCCGCGCACTCGGCGTACATGCTGCCGCCGGAAGCCCTGCGGCTGACGGCGGAAGCGGCCGCCGCGCGGGGTGCGCTGGTGCAGATCCACGTGGCGGAGGCAGCGGACGAGGACCAGAAGCAACGCGTGGAGTTCGGTTCCGTGCCGCGGCTGCTCGACGAGGTGGGCCTGCTGGACGGGCGGGTACTGGCCGCGCACGCGGTGCATCTGTCCGATGAGGACATCGCGCTGTTCGCGGCGAGGGGGGTCGGGGTGGCGCACTGCCCGGGTTCGAACGGGAAGCTCGCGTCCGGCATCGCCCGGCTGGCCGACCTGCGGGCGGCGGCGATCGCGGTCGGACTGGGCACGGACGGGCCTGCCAGCAACGACGACCTGGACCTGTGGGAGGAGCTGCAGCTCGCCGCGATGCTCGCTCGTTTGTCCACGAAGGACTCGACCGCGCTGGACGCGCCGGCCGCCCTGCTGCTGGCCACCCGTGGCGGCGCGGCGGCGCTCGGCCGGGACGACATCGGGGCGCTCGAGGCGGGCCGGTGGGCGGACATGGTCCACATCGAGACGGACGGCTTCGCCTTCGCGACGGGACTGGCGGTGCCGGACGCGCAGCTGCTGTCGAACCTGGTGTGGGCGGCGGGTTCGCGGCGGGTGCGGGACGTCTGGGTCGCCGGCGAGCAGGTCCTGGCCGACGGCGAGTCCACTCGCACCGACCGGAGGAAGGCGGCCGAGGCGGCGAAGGAATCCGCGGCACGGCTGCGCTAGCGGACGGCAACGGACCGAGCCGGCCTCCCTAGCGGCGGCGGGGGCGGACGATCACGTCCGTCGGGTGGGCGTCCGGGGTGGCGGAGACCGCGCCGAGTACCGCGGCGGCCACCGAGTCCGGGCTGAGGTAGTCGTCCGGGCTGTACGGGATGCCTTCGGCCGCGGTGACCGCCTCCTGCATCTCCGTCGCCGTGCGGCCGGGGAACACCGACGTCACCCGCAGGCCGTTCGGCTCCTCCTCCAGCCGCAGGGTGTCGGCGAACGCGCGAGCCGCGAACTTGCTCGCCGAGTACGCGCCCCAAGCCGCCTTCGTGTTCATGCCCGAGCCCGAGTTGATCACCACGACGTGCCCGCCCGCGGCCCTCAGCGCGGGCAGCAGCAACCGGGTCAGCTCCACCACCGCGAGCACGTTGATCTCGTAGTTCCGCCGCCAGGACGCGCTGTCGGACTGCTCGATGGTGCCCAGCTCGGCCACCCCCGCCGAGTGCACCAGCACGTCGAGCCGGTCGATGCCGGCGACCGCGGTGCCCAGCGAGGCGAGGTCGCCGAGGTCCGCCGGCCAGGCCTGCGCGTCCCGCAGCTCCTCGGCCACCTTCCCGAGCGCGTCGGCGTCACGGCCGCCGAGCAGCAGGCGGTGCGTGGGCGACAGGGCGCGCGCGACGGCGGCGCCGATGCCGCGGGAGGCGCCGGTGACCAGGGCGAGGGGGGTTTTCGACATGCCTACACGGTAATTGGTTCTTGACGAACAGCCGGAGGTGGCCTGAAATGCGTGGATGTCGACGAGGACTGCCACCGCGGGCGATCGCGTGCTCACGAAGGTCGCGGTACGCATCATGCCGTTCCTGGCGCTGCTGTACTTCGTGAACTACCTCGACCGGGTCAACATCGGTTTCGCCGGCCCCAACGGGCTCAACAAGGAGCTCGGGCTCTCCGCCACCGCGTTCGGCTTCGCCTCGGGCATCTTCTTCCTGGGCTACCTGATCCTCGAAGTACCGAGCAACCTCGCGCTGCACCGCTTCGGCGCGCGGCGCTGGCTCGCCCGGATCATGCTCACCTGGGGGATCGTCGCGACCGTGCTGGCCTTCGTGCCGAACGCGACGACGCTGGTCGTCCTGCGGTTCCTGCTCGGCGTCGCCGAAGCCGGGTTCTTCCCCGGCATCATCCTGTACCTGACCTACTGGTTCCCCGCCGCGCAACGGGCCAAGGCGGTCGCGCTGTTCATGGCCGCGATCCCGGTGTCCTCGGCGCTCGGCTCCACCATCTCGAGCCTGCTGATCGTGCACGGGCACGGCATCTTCGGGTTGTCCGGCTGGCGGTTCATGTTCCTGGTCGAGGGCGTCCCGGCGATGCTGCTCGCGTTCGTCACCTGGTTCTACCTCACCGACCGCCCGGAGAAGGCCAAGTGGCTGACCGAGGACGAGCGGCAGTGGCTCGCCGGCGAGCTCGACCGCGAGCACCGCGCCACCGAGTCCGAGTTCCACTGGCCGCTGCGGAAAGCGCTTACACATCCGCGGATCCTGGCGCTGGCCTTCGTGTACTTCGCGATCGCCTACGGGTTGTACGCGCTGGGCTTCTTCCTGCCGACGATCATCGCGGGCTTCGGCGCCGAGTTCGGCACCAAGCTGTCGGTGATCCAGTCCGGCCTCGTGACGGCGGTGCCGTACGTGATCGCCGCATTGGTCATGGTGTTCTGGGCCCGGCACGGCGACCGCACCGGCGAACGCAAGTGGCATGTCGCGCTGCCGATGCTGATCGGCGGCGTCGCGATCCCGATCGCGCTGTACCTGGGCAACCCGTACGCGGCCATGGCCGCGGTGACGATCTGCGCCGTCGGCGTGTGCTGCGCGCTGCCGACGTTCTGGGCGCTGCCGTCCAACTTCCTCGCGGGCGCGGCGGCCGCCGGCGGCATCGCGCTGATCAACTCGCTCGGCAACATCAGCGGGTTCGCCGCGCCCTACATCACCGGCTGGCTACGCGACCTGACCGGCAGCCAGCGCACCGGCCTGTGGGTCGTCGGCGTCTGCATGGTCGCCGGCGCCGTCGTCGCGCTCGCGCTGGGCGCCAGGCCGCGCAAGTCCCTGGCGCCCGACGGAAACCGCTAGAGCTCCTCGCCCACCAGTGCCGACCCCGCGGGTATTTCGCGGGGATCCGCCGTCTTCTCCTTCACCAACAGCAGGCCACCGGCGATCACGCAGAGCACCGCCGCGACGACGAACGGGGCGTGCGGCGAACCGAACCAGCTCGCCACGTGACCGACGAGGGTCGCGGCCGCCGCGCCGCCGAGCCACCGGCAGAAGTTGTAGCCCGCGCTGGCGACCGGCCGCGGCGCGTCGCTGATCGACATCGCGGTGCCGGTGAACAGGGTGTTGAGCAGGCCGGAGATCAGCCCCGAGACGATCACCCCGGCCACCACGACCGGCTTGCTCGGCACGGCGAGCACGACCATCAGCACGGCGTACCCGAGCACCGAAACGGCGGTCGCGTGCCGCTCACCGAGCTTGTGCGCGAGCTTCGGCGCGAGCACGACGCCGGCGACCGCGACGCACAGGCCCCAGCCGCAGAAGATGAGGCCCACCGCGACCGCGCCCCATTCGAGCACGAACGGGGTCCAGGCCAGCACGGTGAAGAACGCGGCCGTGTAGAGCGCAGAGCCGATCGAGGTCCGCAGCAAACCCTTGTGTGCCAGAGCCCGCAACGGGTCGGTCAGCCGGATCCGGGGCCGTTTCTCGTGCGAGTCGCGGGCCAGGAAGATCGAGCACAGGACCAGGGCGGCCGCCATCAGCACCGCGGTGCCGACGAACGGCCCGCGCCACGAGATGCTGCCCAGCAACGCGCCGAGCAGCGGTCCGACCGCCAGGCCGACACCGAGCGCCGCCTCGTAGAGCAGGATCGCGCCTGCCTGACCACCGGTGGCCGCGCCGACGATCACCGACAACGCGGTCGCGATGAAGAAGGCGTTGCCGAGCCCCCACACCGCCCGCAGCGCGACGAGCTGCCCGATCGAGCCCGCGGCCGCGCACAGGGCGGTGGCGAGCACGATCAGCACGAGCCCGGTGAGCACCGTGCGCTTCGGGCCGAACCGGGCGCTCGCGGCGCCGGTGATCAGCATGGCCAGCACCTGCACGCCGAGGTAGGACGAGAACAGCAGGGTGACCTGGGACGCCGTGGCGTGCAGCCCGTCGGCGATGGACAGCAGGATGGGATCGACCAGGCCGATCCCCATGAAGGCGATCACGGCCGCGAAGGCGGTGATCCAGACCTGTTTCGGCTGGCCCTTCAGCGCGTCCAGCAGACTTCCGTGCGCTTTAGTGCTCATCCAGCAACTCCTCCTTCTTCGCTGGATCAATGAGCCGTCTCAGGGCGGGCAGCGCGGCGTCGATGGCCGCGCGCTCGCTCGGGTCCAGAGCGGTGAGCCGCTCACGAAGGAACTCCTCCCGCGCCACGACGACCTCGTCGAGGTACCGCACGCCCGCCTCGGTGGCCGCGACCAGCACCGCGCGCCGGTCGCCGGGATCGGCCGTCCTGGTCACCAGTCCGAGCCGTTCCAGCCGCCGGACCAGGTCGGTCATCGACGGCTGCCGGACGCTCTCGAGCTCGGCGAGGACGCTCATCCGGCGCGGGCCGCCGTTGACCAGCTCGGTCAGCACCGAACCCTGGGCCAGCGTGAGCTGGTGCTGGGGCGTGAGACGGCGGACCATGTAGTACAGGCGAAAGACGAGGGGGCGCAGTTCGTGCGCGAGCTCGTGCACTCCGGACATCACTTAGCTATCCTAAGCAATTTTAGTTAGGATGTCGAAGTAACTCGGCTCACAGGGAGCGGTATTGGACGCGGTGGTTTTCGACCTCGACGGAGTGCTCGTCGACTCCGAACGAACCTGGGACGAGGTGCGGCGCGCGGTCGTCGCCGAGCACGGCGGGCATTGGACGGACGCGGCGACCCGTGCGATGCAGGGGATGAGCACCCCGGAATGGGCGCGGTACCTGGTCGAGGAGCTCGGCGCGCGGCTCACGCCGGAGCGGATCGCGGAGGTCGTGGTCGACGAGATGGCCAAGCGCTACGCGGACGGGCCGCCCGTGCTGCCGGGAGCCGAGGAGACCGTGCGCGCGGTCGCCGAGCGCTACCCGGTGGCGATCGCCAGCTCCTCGCCACCGGTGCTGATCAAGGCGTTCCTCGAGGCCACCGGGCTCACCGGACTCGTGCGGACGGCGGTGTCCAGCGAGCAGGTCGCGGCGGGCAAGCCGGCCCCGGACGTGTACCTGCGGGCGGCGGAGCTGCTCGCCGTCCGGCCGCAGACCTGCGCGGCCGTCGAGGACACCACCAACGGGATGCGCTCGGCGCTCGCCGCGGGGATGGCGGTCTACGCGGTGCCGAACCCGCATTTCCCGCCGGACCCGGCGGTACTCGCCGAGGTCGCTTTCGTGCTGGACGACATCACGGAGCTTCCCTCCCGCCTCTAGAAGCCGCGGTCGGTCGCCCGCAGCCGCCCCGCCAGCCCGGGTTCCGCGCCTGACAACGTTGTCTTCGGCTCGGCGAGCTCGTACATCCGGTACAGCCGGCGGCGGACCTGCTCCACCGGGTACTGCGGGCCGTAGACCACGGCCTTGTAGATGACGCCTTCGAGCACGCTGCGCAGCATGATCTCCTCGACCGCCGGGTCCTCGGCGCCGCGCTGCTCGAACAGCTCGCGCAGGCTGTCCTCCAGGAGGCTCAGCCGCTCGTCCTTGCGGGCCTCGACCTCGGCGAAGATCGGATGGGTCGAGGGCTGCACGACCAGGCTCAGGATCACGCCCTGCACCGGCAGGTTCGACATCATCCCGCCCAGCACCCCGTCGATGATCCCGCCGAGCCGCTCGTCCGGACCGCCCGGTACGTCGATGATCGCCGCGACGCCGTCGAGGTAGGCGTCGAGCAGCTCCTCGACCAGCAGGTGCTTGTTCGGGAAGTAATAGGAGGCCAGTCCGCGGGACACCCCGGCGCGCTGGGTGATCTCGGTGATCGTGGCGCCGTGGTACCCCTTCTCGGCGAACACCTGCAGGGCCGCGGCCAGGATCTTCTGCCGCGCCTGGGTACGCATCTCCTCGTTGGCGCTGGACGATCGGGGCACCGGACTCCTTCACTGACGAAACCGGCGCTCGCCGGCAGACCCCCTCTACTCTGCCTGCCGGTGAGCACCGGAACCCCGGGTTCAGCGTTGACTGTACGTACATCCAGT
Proteins encoded in this region:
- a CDS encoding HAD family hydrolase produces the protein MDAVVFDLDGVLVDSERTWDEVRRAVVAEHGGHWTDAATRAMQGMSTPEWARYLVEELGARLTPERIAEVVVDEMAKRYADGPPVLPGAEETVRAVAERYPVAIASSSPPVLIKAFLEATGLTGLVRTAVSSEQVAAGKPAPDVYLRAAELLAVRPQTCAAVEDTTNGMRSALAAGMAVYAVPNPHFPPDPAVLAEVAFVLDDITELPSRL
- a CDS encoding MFS transporter, whose product is MSTRTATAGDRVLTKVAVRIMPFLALLYFVNYLDRVNIGFAGPNGLNKELGLSATAFGFASGIFFLGYLILEVPSNLALHRFGARRWLARIMLTWGIVATVLAFVPNATTLVVLRFLLGVAEAGFFPGIILYLTYWFPAAQRAKAVALFMAAIPVSSALGSTISSLLIVHGHGIFGLSGWRFMFLVEGVPAMLLAFVTWFYLTDRPEKAKWLTEDERQWLAGELDREHRATESEFHWPLRKALTHPRILALAFVYFAIAYGLYALGFFLPTIIAGFGAEFGTKLSVIQSGLVTAVPYVIAALVMVFWARHGDRTGERKWHVALPMLIGGVAIPIALYLGNPYAAMAAVTICAVGVCCALPTFWALPSNFLAGAAAAGGIALINSLGNISGFAAPYITGWLRDLTGSQRTGLWVVGVCMVAGAVVALALGARPRKSLAPDGNR
- a CDS encoding amidohydrolase family protein, whose amino-acid sequence is MSSRFTAPVVLPCDPACSVVRDGVVDVDDDGRIGYCGPAEAAPMSAAPVTALSGILLPGLVNAHAHSPMTLLRGMGGDLPLLRWLNEIIWPAEAKLRAEDVHAGMVLGSLEMLSHGVTTSAEMYFHPEEMAEAVLTTGARVVLGGPIMDLPGLDWRAMITATGRWIDADGLRFGPGERIELSFAAHSAYMLPPEALRLTAEAAAARGALVQIHVAEAADEDQKQRVEFGSVPRLLDEVGLLDGRVLAAHAVHLSDEDIALFAARGVGVAHCPGSNGKLASGIARLADLRAAAIAVGLGTDGPASNDDLDLWEELQLAAMLARLSTKDSTALDAPAALLLATRGGAAALGRDDIGALEAGRWADMVHIETDGFAFATGLAVPDAQLLSNLVWAAGSRRVRDVWVAGEQVLADGESTRTDRRKAAEAAKESAARLR
- a CDS encoding SDR family oxidoreductase — its product is MSKTPLALVTGASRGIGAAVARALSPTHRLLLGGRDADALGKVAEELRDAQAWPADLGDLASLGTAVAGIDRLDVLVHSAGVAELGTIEQSDSASWRRNYEINVLAVVELTRLLLPALRAAGGHVVVINSGSGMNTKAAWGAYSASKFAARAFADTLRLEEEPNGLRVTSVFPGRTATEMQEAVTAAEGIPYSPDDYLSPDSVAAAVLGAVSATPDAHPTDVIVRPRRR
- a CDS encoding MFS transporter; its protein translation is MSTKAHGSLLDALKGQPKQVWITAFAAVIAFMGIGLVDPILLSIADGLHATASQVTLLFSSYLGVQVLAMLITGAASARFGPKRTVLTGLVLIVLATALCAAAGSIGQLVALRAVWGLGNAFFIATALSVIVGAATGGQAGAILLYEAALGVGLAVGPLLGALLGSISWRGPFVGTAVLMAAALVLCSIFLARDSHEKRPRIRLTDPLRALAHKGLLRTSIGSALYTAAFFTVLAWTPFVLEWGAVAVGLIFCGWGLCVAVAGVVLAPKLAHKLGERHATAVSVLGYAVLMVVLAVPSKPVVVAGVIVSGLISGLLNTLFTGTAMSISDAPRPVASAGYNFCRWLGGAAAATLVGHVASWFGSPHAPFVVAAVLCVIAGGLLLVKEKTADPREIPAGSALVGEEL
- a CDS encoding MarR family winged helix-turn-helix transcriptional regulator; this encodes MSGVHELAHELRPLVFRLYYMVRRLTPQHQLTLAQGSVLTELVNGGPRRMSVLAELESVRQPSMTDLVRRLERLGLVTRTADPGDRRAVLVAATEAGVRYLDEVVVAREEFLRERLTALDPSERAAIDAALPALRRLIDPAKKEELLDEH